Proteins from a single region of Acidianus ambivalens:
- a CDS encoding thioesterase family protein, translated as MEFLEKKFTVKTEHSAVKVSSGAVDVLSTPCLIAFMEDVSFTLLQEKLSKGLTSVGYHVDVKHLAPAPIGAEILVRSTIVKEEGKRVTFKVEAFYKDKKIAEGIHERVIVNEDEFMKRVE; from the coding sequence ATGGAATTTTTAGAGAAAAAGTTCACAGTAAAAACAGAGCATTCTGCAGTAAAGGTATCAAGCGGTGCAGTTGATGTGTTATCTACGCCTTGCTTAATAGCCTTTATGGAAGACGTTTCCTTCACTTTACTTCAAGAAAAACTAAGCAAAGGATTAACGAGCGTTGGGTATCACGTTGATGTAAAGCATCTTGCCCCGGCACCTATAGGTGCGGAAATATTAGTTAGATCTACAATAGTAAAAGAAGAAGGTAAAAGAGTAACTTTCAAAGTCGAGGCATTTTATAAGGATAAAAAGATAGCCGAAGGAATTCACGAGAGAGTAATAGTGAACGAGGATGAATTTATGAAAAGGGTTGAATAA
- a CDS encoding DEAD/DEAH box helicase, which yields MNELQRIFEEKYEEGKNFLISAPTGSGKTYLAKEILLKAKGISVYVSPLKALSREVYEDIRDKRDTKYVDSDVYEDDLRSFKSKTLLSTYEKFDSSIRHKYGWLRKVEVVIIDEIHNVESDRGLAIENIVLWAKKNGVQIIGLSATLPSVKNYANWLKAEVIEYNKRAVPLHECIAYPYVIRCYDNDFTIPLEPLNGIRSEKLEILIPTLRYIIKQGKNALVFVRSRKSAESLAETLRKFGFNASHYHSGVPLEERRQIVEMLKKGEINVVVSTTALGQGVNLPVYATIFYDTVLPESDEKGNLKGWRDLNLMEFKQMAGRAGRPGFDKEGMSIIISTSMRKAEEFRRKYFSSSYEEEKSTYSLDDLSLGVISWREGYSKEDLHSILKCSLKFNKITEEEFLKSLNTLKEVNLIEEDGGGIFLTPLGKAVSLSYIDISLLKGFQIISSDLLTTVVSSNAVAQELRGCKCGRELLKRWSNGEDFSSLCKNLSAKDINEVISNARWISFALYRVLKALGKNDEAKEALKLYYQIKYGVPFEGVRLAKLGLDRGTVMKLLVDKKIKDEKELCIKIFTPPLKILIKERGYDPAGVCREVYSKDLDVYEMARVVTKYYGKEFEGKKIDKEILEKLISLGIVEKRVRKEKDGNEKIVYFIQPFS from the coding sequence GTGAACGAGCTACAGAGAATATTCGAGGAGAAATACGAAGAAGGAAAGAATTTCCTTATCTCTGCACCTACTGGATCCGGAAAAACTTACTTAGCAAAGGAAATTCTATTGAAGGCAAAAGGAATTTCAGTTTACGTTTCACCTTTAAAGGCTTTATCGAGGGAAGTTTACGAGGATATAAGGGATAAGAGAGATACGAAATACGTAGATTCGGACGTTTATGAAGACGACCTTAGGAGCTTTAAGAGCAAAACGCTACTTTCAACTTATGAAAAGTTTGATAGTTCAATAAGGCATAAATACGGTTGGTTAAGGAAAGTCGAAGTAGTAATCATAGACGAAATACACAACGTAGAAAGCGACAGAGGATTAGCAATAGAAAACATAGTATTATGGGCTAAGAAAAACGGCGTTCAGATTATAGGCTTAAGTGCTACTTTACCCAGTGTTAAGAATTACGCCAATTGGCTAAAGGCGGAGGTAATAGAATATAATAAAAGGGCCGTTCCTCTTCACGAGTGTATAGCATATCCTTACGTAATTAGGTGTTATGATAACGATTTTACAATACCTTTAGAGCCTTTAAACGGAATAAGGAGCGAGAAGTTAGAAATCCTTATCCCAACATTGAGGTACATTATAAAACAAGGTAAAAACGCATTAGTTTTCGTAAGAAGTAGGAAATCGGCAGAAAGCCTTGCTGAGACTTTAAGAAAATTCGGCTTTAACGCTTCTCATTATCATAGTGGAGTTCCTTTAGAGGAAAGAAGACAAATTGTCGAAATGTTAAAGAAAGGAGAAATTAACGTAGTAGTTTCAACCACTGCATTAGGCCAAGGTGTTAATTTACCAGTTTACGCTACAATTTTCTACGATACTGTATTGCCAGAATCGGACGAAAAAGGTAACCTAAAGGGTTGGAGAGACCTTAACTTAATGGAATTCAAGCAGATGGCAGGAAGGGCTGGAAGGCCAGGCTTTGACAAGGAAGGAATGAGTATAATTATTTCAACATCTATGAGAAAAGCTGAGGAGTTTAGAAGGAAGTATTTTTCCTCTTCATATGAAGAGGAAAAGAGTACTTACTCGCTCGACGATTTATCCTTAGGTGTAATATCGTGGAGAGAAGGTTATAGTAAAGAAGATCTCCACTCAATTTTAAAGTGCAGTTTAAAGTTTAATAAAATAACTGAGGAAGAATTCTTGAAGTCTTTAAACACATTAAAAGAAGTTAATTTAATTGAAGAGGATGGAGGAGGAATATTTTTAACCCCCTTGGGTAAAGCAGTTTCCTTAAGTTATATTGATATCTCACTTTTAAAGGGGTTTCAAATAATTTCATCTGATCTTTTAACTACAGTGGTTTCCTCAAATGCCGTTGCACAAGAACTAAGAGGCTGTAAATGCGGGAGAGAATTATTAAAGAGGTGGAGTAATGGTGAGGACTTCTCTTCTCTATGTAAGAATTTATCGGCTAAAGATATAAATGAAGTAATAAGCAATGCTAGATGGATTTCCTTTGCTCTATATAGAGTGCTAAAAGCTTTGGGCAAAAACGATGAGGCTAAAGAAGCATTGAAGTTATATTATCAAATAAAGTACGGGGTTCCTTTTGAAGGAGTAAGGTTAGCAAAATTAGGCTTAGATAGAGGTACTGTTATGAAGCTGTTAGTGGATAAGAAAATAAAAGACGAGAAGGAGCTTTGTATAAAAATATTCACTCCACCCTTGAAGATACTAATAAAGGAAAGAGGTTATGATCCTGCAGGAGTATGTAGGGAAGTGTACAGTAAAGATCTAGACGTGTATGAAATGGCTAGAGTAGTTACTAAATATTATGGAAAAGAGTTTGAAGGAAAGAAGATAGATAAAGAAATCCTAGAAAAACTAATTTCTCTAGGTATAGTGGAGAAAAGGGTTAGGAAAGAAAAAGATGGAAATGAAAAGATAGTATATTTTATTCAACCCTTTTCATAA
- a CDS encoding DsrE family protein: protein MYKVIVQVKDEERVPQAIRSVINLYNDLKGDAEIEVVFHQSAIKALVKGNPNEDYVKKLLSSGINVVGCMNSINALNLNVDSLIKGISIVQAGVGEIVRKQAEGWIYLSL, encoded by the coding sequence ATGTATAAAGTTATAGTTCAGGTAAAGGACGAGGAAAGAGTTCCTCAAGCGATAAGATCCGTAATAAATTTATATAATGATCTGAAAGGAGATGCGGAAATAGAGGTAGTTTTTCATCAGTCCGCAATTAAGGCTTTAGTTAAAGGAAATCCCAATGAAGATTATGTAAAGAAGCTATTATCCTCTGGGATTAACGTTGTGGGTTGCATGAACAGTATTAATGCTCTAAATCTTAATGTCGACTCTCTGATTAAAGGCATTTCAATAGTTCAAGCAGGAGTTGGTGAGATTGTAAGAAAACAAGCTGAAGGCTGGATATACCTAAGCCTTTAA